In Streptomyces sp. P3, one DNA window encodes the following:
- a CDS encoding 3-oxoacyl-ACP reductase: protein MADRYLSFTATAPGRFLTRRLGLPQPAALQRWSAERPSLTGSLIHLTAGRSTLALAPVLARAGLPLHSPGDTGGADLPGPAAVVLDATGVRDVEALAEVHASLHPVVRSIAASGRIVVLGAPLDPHDHCQAAVQQALEGFVRSLGKEVGRGRTVNLVRLTDARAAESTLRFLLSPRSAYVSGQVIAVAAGGSPGPDLPDVPDDWSLPLAGRTALVTGGARGIGAAVAERLAQDGARVVVLDVPQAGEDARLVAERLGGTALALDVTAADAGERIAAELPGGLDVLIHNAGITRDRRLVNMPAERWSSVLDVNLASVLRTTDALLAKGVLRPGGRIVATASIAGLAGNAGQTNYGASKAGIAGLVRTLAPHALAEHGVTVNAVAPGFIETKMTAAVPLFIREAGRRMNSLAQGGLPVDVAETTAWLAHPASGAVNGQVVRVCGQSLLGA from the coding sequence ATGGCCGACCGCTATCTGAGCTTCACCGCCACCGCACCGGGCCGCTTCCTCACCCGTAGGCTCGGCCTTCCGCAACCGGCGGCGCTGCAGCGCTGGTCAGCCGAACGTCCCTCCCTCACCGGCTCCTTGATCCACCTTACGGCCGGGAGGTCCACGCTCGCCCTCGCGCCGGTGCTGGCCCGCGCCGGCCTGCCGCTCCACAGCCCCGGGGACACAGGCGGAGCCGACCTTCCCGGCCCCGCCGCCGTGGTCCTCGACGCGACAGGGGTCCGGGACGTCGAAGCGCTCGCCGAGGTGCACGCGTCCCTGCACCCGGTGGTGCGGTCGATCGCGGCGAGCGGCCGGATCGTCGTCCTCGGCGCGCCCCTCGACCCCCACGACCACTGCCAGGCGGCAGTGCAGCAGGCCCTGGAGGGGTTCGTGCGGTCCCTCGGCAAGGAGGTCGGGCGGGGCAGGACCGTCAACCTGGTCCGGCTGACCGACGCCCGGGCCGCCGAGTCCACCCTGCGCTTCCTCCTCTCCCCCAGGTCGGCCTACGTCAGCGGGCAGGTGATCGCCGTGGCGGCCGGCGGCTCCCCCGGCCCCGACCTCCCGGACGTCCCGGACGACTGGTCGCTCCCCCTCGCCGGCCGCACCGCGCTCGTCACCGGCGGCGCCCGCGGGATCGGCGCGGCCGTCGCCGAGCGGCTGGCCCAGGACGGCGCGCGGGTCGTCGTCCTGGACGTGCCGCAGGCCGGGGAGGACGCCCGCCTGGTCGCCGAACGGCTGGGCGGCACCGCCCTCGCGCTCGACGTCACGGCGGCCGACGCGGGCGAGCGGATCGCCGCCGAACTGCCCGGCGGACTGGACGTGCTGATCCACAACGCGGGGATCACCCGGGACCGACGGCTGGTCAACATGCCCGCCGAACGCTGGAGTTCGGTGCTCGACGTCAACCTGGCGAGCGTGCTGCGCACCACGGACGCGCTGCTCGCCAAGGGCGTGCTGCGGCCGGGCGGGCGGATCGTGGCCACCGCCTCCATCGCCGGACTCGCGGGCAACGCCGGCCAGACGAACTACGGCGCGAGCAAGGCGGGGATCGCGGGCCTCGTGCGCACCCTGGCGCCCCACGCGCTCGCCGAGCACGGGGTCACGGTGAACGCGGTGGCGCCCGGCTTCATCGAGACGAAGATGACGGCCGCGGTGCCGCTGTTCATCCGCGAGGCGGGCCGGCGCATGAACTCCCTGGCGCAGGGCGGGCTGCCCGTGGACGTCGCCGAGACGACGGCGTGGCTCGCGCACCCCGCCTCCGGCGCGGTCAACGGGCAGGTCGTGCGGGTGTGCGGCCAGAGCCTGCTGGGGGCGTAG
- a CDS encoding MaoC/PaaZ C-terminal domain-containing protein, with protein MRTPTTTTTLTAPPSLGPLLARGALRSPFKHPRPGVSFSGAGHRLVLPGLRVDPTRLAAYERVCGFPTGEDSLPLTYPHVLGFPLAMSILSGRDFPLPLLGLVHTSIEITRRTALASAGTYELSVHVEELAAHRRGTEAVVVTGLRQGGDTAWESTSRYLARHATDAAPAAREPGPDPLPVPVLDEWRLAADVGRRYGAASGDRNPIHLHPLTARLFGFPRAIAHGMWTVARCLAAHGVPQRARVRADFRAPVLLPGAVSFASDGARFALCGTGDPARIHVTGRVDPLPDTPPPPRTGPAHAP; from the coding sequence GTGCGCACACCGACCACGACGACGACCCTGACCGCCCCTCCCTCCCTCGGCCCGCTGCTCGCCCGCGGGGCGCTGCGCTCCCCCTTCAAGCACCCCCGACCGGGCGTCTCCTTCTCCGGCGCCGGCCACCGCCTCGTGCTGCCCGGCCTGCGCGTGGACCCGACCCGGCTCGCGGCCTACGAGCGCGTCTGCGGCTTCCCCACAGGCGAGGACTCACTGCCGCTCACCTACCCGCACGTCCTGGGCTTCCCCCTGGCCATGAGCATCCTGAGCGGCCGGGACTTCCCGCTCCCGCTGCTCGGCCTCGTCCACACCTCGATCGAGATCACCCGCCGCACCGCCCTCGCGTCCGCCGGCACCTACGAACTCTCGGTCCACGTGGAGGAGTTGGCCGCGCACCGGCGCGGGACGGAGGCCGTCGTGGTCACCGGGCTGCGGCAGGGCGGCGACACCGCGTGGGAGTCGACGAGCAGATACCTCGCCCGGCACGCCACCGATGCCGCGCCCGCCGCCCGGGAGCCGGGGCCCGACCCGCTGCCGGTGCCGGTGCTGGACGAGTGGCGGCTCGCCGCCGACGTCGGCCGGCGCTACGGCGCGGCCTCCGGCGACCGCAACCCCATCCACCTCCACCCGCTCACCGCCCGGCTCTTCGGCTTCCCCCGGGCCATCGCGCACGGCATGTGGACCGTCGCCCGCTGCCTCGCCGCCCACGGCGTCCCGCAGCGGGCACGGGTCCGGGCCGACTTCCGGGCTCCGGTCCTGCTCCCCGGCGCGGTGTCGTTCGCCTCGGACGGCGCACGGTTCGCCCTGTGCGGCACGGGAGACCCGGCCCGCATCCACGTGACGGGACGCGTGGACCCCCTGCCCGACACGCCCCCGCCCCCGCGCACGGGCCCCGCGCACGCGCCGTGA
- a CDS encoding TetR/AcrR family transcriptional regulator — MGAVKTKRMPRAVREQQMLDAAVETFGRRGYMAASMDEIAELAGVSKPLVYLYLNSKEDLFTACIRREANSLVEAVRTGVRTDVPADRQLWDGLRAFFAHTGRHPHAWSLLHLQARTHGEPFAGEVAAMREEIVAFVTQLIAIAAREAHRDPDLPEREVAGLAEALVGAAESLAAWANTDDAVSSHQAAATLMNFAWAGLGNLMNGRPWSPPAV; from the coding sequence ATGGGTGCCGTGAAGACCAAGCGGATGCCGCGTGCGGTCCGTGAGCAGCAGATGCTGGACGCCGCCGTGGAGACCTTCGGCCGCCGCGGGTACATGGCCGCGTCGATGGACGAGATCGCGGAACTCGCGGGCGTGTCCAAGCCGTTGGTGTACCTGTACCTGAACTCCAAGGAAGACCTCTTCACCGCCTGCATCCGGCGGGAGGCCAACTCCCTCGTCGAGGCGGTCCGCACCGGCGTGCGCACGGATGTGCCCGCCGACCGCCAACTGTGGGACGGGCTGCGGGCGTTCTTCGCGCACACCGGGCGGCATCCGCACGCCTGGTCCCTCCTGCACCTCCAGGCCCGCACGCACGGCGAGCCCTTCGCAGGCGAGGTCGCGGCGATGCGTGAGGAGATCGTCGCGTTCGTGACCCAGCTGATCGCGATAGCGGCCCGGGAGGCACACCGCGACCCCGACCTGCCCGAACGCGAGGTGGCCGGGCTCGCCGAGGCCCTGGTCGGTGCCGCCGAGTCGCTCGCCGCCTGGGCCAACACCGACGACGCCGTCTCCTCCCACCAGGCGGCGGCCACCCTGATGAACTTCGCCTGGGCGGGCCTCGGCAACCTCATGAACGGCCGCCCCTGGTCCCCACCGGCCGTCTGA
- a CDS encoding DUF4229 domain-containing protein, which produces MLRYTLMRLGVFAGCLLAVWGLVYFGVVPRGLGDSNGMWIVLLALVVSAPISFVVLRKERDRASVAVVERVDRMKANLDANRRQEDEAVDSAHAQGRAQEQAS; this is translated from the coding sequence ATGCTCCGCTACACGCTGATGCGCCTCGGTGTCTTCGCAGGCTGCCTCCTGGCCGTCTGGGGACTCGTCTACTTCGGCGTCGTCCCGCGCGGCCTCGGCGACTCCAACGGAATGTGGATCGTCCTGCTGGCCCTGGTGGTCTCCGCGCCGATCAGCTTCGTCGTACTGCGCAAGGAACGCGACCGCGCCTCGGTGGCGGTCGTCGAGCGGGTGGACCGCATGAAGGCCAACCTCGACGCCAACCGGCGCCAGGAGGACGAGGCGGTCGACTCGGCCCACGCCCAGGGACGGGCGCAGGAGCAGGCGTCCTGA
- a CDS encoding GNAT family N-acetyltransferase translates to MSLTFTLDPAVTPALRDGVLDLWTDVSNAGGAVGFVAPVSRDEIRPDLVRHLAAMAEGRNRLLVGQDASGRVAATAFFAFNSHRLQTHWVMLYTVMVHPRHQGKGYGRDLLAAAADAARGFDGIEAIRLGCRGGLGLEHFYGSCGYKEVGRVPGAIRVAPGDDRDDITMLLPLV, encoded by the coding sequence GTGTCCCTTACGTTCACTCTCGATCCCGCGGTCACCCCGGCACTGCGCGACGGCGTGCTCGATCTGTGGACGGACGTCTCCAACGCGGGCGGGGCCGTCGGCTTCGTCGCGCCCGTGTCGCGCGACGAGATCCGGCCGGATCTGGTGAGGCACCTCGCGGCCATGGCGGAGGGCCGCAACCGCCTGCTCGTCGGGCAGGACGCGTCGGGTCGGGTGGCGGCGACCGCGTTCTTCGCCTTCAACAGCCATCGCCTCCAGACCCACTGGGTGATGCTGTACACGGTGATGGTCCACCCCCGTCACCAGGGCAAGGGGTACGGTCGCGACCTGCTGGCCGCCGCCGCCGACGCCGCCCGCGGCTTCGACGGCATCGAGGCGATCCGGCTCGGCTGCCGCGGCGGACTCGGCCTGGAGCACTTCTACGGCTCCTGCGGCTACAAGGAGGTCGGCCGGGTGCCCGGTGCGATCCGGGTCGCGCCGGGCGACGACCGCGACGACATCACCATGCTGCTGCCACTGGTGTGA
- the mqnE gene encoding aminofutalosine synthase MqnE has translation MDVGLKRELEEKVRAGERLTREDGVALYESDDLAWLGGLAHEVRTRKNGDVVHFNVNRHLNMTNVCTASCAYCSFQRKPGEKDAYTMRIEEAVKLAKAMEGENLTELHIVNGLHPNLPWRYYPRSLRELKAALPNVSLKAFTATEIHHFETISGLTASEILDELIDAGLESLTGGGAEIFDWEVRQHIVDHRTHWEDWSRIHRLAHEKGLKTPATMLYGHIEEPRHRVDHVLRLRELQDETNGFQVFIPLRYQHDFVDMKDGKVRNRLQARTTMATGAEALKTFAVSRLLFDNVPHVKVFWVMHGVQTAQLALQHGADDMDGSVVEYKITHDADNYGTPNKLTREDLLDLIRDAGFRPVERNTRYEIIREYDGPDPALRESPQPMRV, from the coding sequence ATGGACGTCGGGCTCAAGCGCGAGCTGGAGGAGAAGGTCAGGGCCGGTGAGCGGCTGACCCGTGAGGACGGCGTCGCGCTGTACGAGTCGGACGACCTGGCGTGGCTGGGCGGACTCGCACACGAGGTGCGCACCCGCAAGAACGGCGACGTCGTGCACTTCAACGTCAACCGCCACCTCAACATGACCAACGTGTGCACGGCCTCCTGTGCCTACTGCTCCTTCCAGCGCAAGCCGGGCGAGAAGGACGCGTACACCATGCGCATCGAGGAGGCGGTGAAGCTCGCCAAGGCGATGGAGGGCGAGAACCTCACCGAGCTGCACATCGTCAACGGCCTGCACCCGAACCTGCCGTGGCGCTACTACCCGCGCTCGCTGCGCGAGTTGAAGGCCGCCCTGCCGAACGTCTCGCTGAAGGCGTTCACGGCGACGGAGATCCACCACTTCGAGACGATCAGCGGGCTCACCGCCTCGGAGATCCTCGACGAGCTGATCGACGCCGGCCTGGAGTCGCTGACCGGCGGCGGCGCGGAGATCTTCGACTGGGAGGTCCGTCAGCACATCGTCGACCACCGCACCCACTGGGAGGACTGGTCGCGCATCCACCGCCTCGCGCACGAGAAGGGGCTCAAGACGCCGGCCACCATGCTGTACGGCCACATCGAGGAGCCCCGCCACCGCGTCGACCACGTCCTGCGGCTGCGCGAGCTGCAGGACGAGACGAACGGCTTCCAGGTCTTCATCCCGCTGCGCTACCAGCACGACTTCGTCGACATGAAGGACGGCAAGGTCCGCAACCGGCTCCAGGCCCGCACGACGATGGCCACGGGCGCGGAGGCCCTCAAGACGTTCGCGGTCTCCCGGCTGCTCTTCGACAACGTCCCGCACGTGAAGGTCTTCTGGGTGATGCACGGCGTCCAGACCGCGCAGCTGGCGCTCCAGCACGGCGCGGACGACATGGACGGCTCGGTCGTCGAGTACAAGATCACACACGACGCCGACAACTACGGCACGCCGAACAAGCTCACCCGCGAGGACCTGCTGGACCTCATCCGGGACGCCGGGTTCCGCCCCGTGGAGCGCAACACCCGCTACGAGATCATCCGCGAGTACGACGGCCCCGACCCGGCACTGCGCGAGTCACCGCAGCCGATGCGGGTGTGA
- a CDS encoding Lrp/AsnC family transcriptional regulator encodes MDAVDRQLIQALRENGRASYAELGRLVGLSGPSVTDRINRLEAAGVITGYRATVNAAQLGLGVIALIGISLSDAADHEDVAARLKDLSEIEDCWFIAGDDSFMLKVRATDVDGLEKIIRRLSGTKGVSRTRTTIVLSTKWENRVGELPEEV; translated from the coding sequence ATGGACGCGGTGGACAGGCAGCTCATCCAGGCCCTCCGGGAGAACGGCCGGGCCTCGTACGCGGAGCTGGGACGCCTCGTCGGCCTGTCGGGACCCAGTGTCACCGACCGCATCAACCGGCTGGAGGCGGCCGGCGTCATCACGGGCTACCGCGCCACGGTGAACGCCGCCCAGCTCGGTCTCGGCGTCATCGCCCTCATCGGCATCTCGCTGTCCGACGCCGCCGACCACGAGGACGTGGCGGCCCGGCTCAAGGACCTGAGCGAGATCGAGGACTGCTGGTTCATCGCCGGCGACGACTCGTTCATGCTCAAGGTACGGGCCACGGACGTCGACGGTCTGGAGAAGATCATCCGCCGGCTCAGCGGGACCAAGGGCGTGTCCCGGACCCGTACCACCATCGTGCTGTCGACGAAGTGGGAGAACCGCGTCGGGGAGCTGCCCGAAGAGGTGTAG
- a CDS encoding UbiX family flavin prenyltransferase, translated as MPWIVGVSGASGTPYAAAVLRALLAAGESVDLVVSRASRLTLLDETGISFRDAHWRDDLREWLARGADGKPGAFDVDVSGDRVRHWGAGDLAAGPSSGSYPVRGMLIVPASTACVAGVALGLSKDLLQRAASVTLKERRPLVVAVRETPLNGQTLRHLVALDDAGASVVPASPAFYAGATHIQDLVDFVAGRVLDAAGVAHGLYRRWDGDLGGAAGTRAS; from the coding sequence GTGCCTTGGATCGTGGGGGTGTCCGGGGCGTCCGGTACGCCCTATGCCGCCGCTGTGCTGCGTGCGCTGCTCGCCGCGGGCGAGAGCGTGGACCTGGTGGTCAGCCGGGCCTCGCGGCTCACCCTGCTCGACGAGACCGGGATCTCCTTCCGGGACGCGCACTGGCGGGACGACCTGCGGGAATGGCTCGCGCGCGGGGCCGACGGCAAGCCGGGCGCGTTCGACGTGGACGTCAGCGGCGACCGGGTGCGGCACTGGGGCGCGGGGGATCTCGCCGCCGGCCCCTCCTCGGGGTCGTATCCCGTCAGGGGCATGCTGATCGTGCCCGCCTCGACGGCCTGCGTCGCCGGGGTCGCCCTCGGATTGTCGAAGGACCTTCTCCAGCGGGCCGCGAGCGTCACGCTCAAGGAGCGGCGGCCCCTCGTCGTCGCCGTGCGCGAGACCCCGCTCAACGGGCAGACACTGCGTCATCTGGTGGCGCTGGACGACGCCGGCGCGAGCGTCGTGCCCGCCTCGCCCGCCTTCTACGCGGGGGCCACCCACATCCAGGACCTGGTCGACTTCGTCGCCGGGCGCGTACTCGACGCGGCGGGGGTCGCGCACGGGCTCTACCGCCGGTGGGACGGCGATCTGGGCGGCGCGGCCGGAACCCGGGCCTCATGA
- the mqnP gene encoding menaquinone biosynthesis prenyltransferase MqnP has translation MSSASAALPQQPGRTKAFLRLVMIEHSVFALPFAYIAALTAMFELDANIHWGRLLLVTVCMVGLRTFAMAVNRIIDREIDARNPRTANRELVTGAMSVKHAWTGALIAVAVFLGSAAMLNPLCLALAPIAVVPMVVYPYGKRFTNFPQAILGLAQAMGPIGGWLAITGEWSWDAVVLGLAVGVWIGGFDLIYACQDVEADRETGVMSVPARYGVPAAIRGARVCHAVTTALLVWYALATGAGAFFWLGLLIVAGAFVYEHSIVRPHDLSRLNRAFFSTNGFIGISLFVCALADLMVRGLTV, from the coding sequence GTGAGCTCAGCTTCCGCGGCGCTCCCGCAGCAGCCCGGGCGCACGAAGGCCTTCCTGCGCCTGGTGATGATCGAGCACTCCGTGTTCGCGCTGCCCTTCGCCTACATCGCCGCGCTGACGGCGATGTTCGAGCTGGACGCCAACATCCACTGGGGCCGGCTGCTGCTGGTCACCGTCTGCATGGTGGGCCTGCGCACCTTCGCCATGGCCGTCAACCGGATCATCGACCGCGAGATCGACGCCCGTAACCCGCGCACCGCGAACCGCGAACTGGTGACGGGCGCGATGTCGGTGAAGCACGCGTGGACGGGCGCGCTGATCGCCGTCGCCGTCTTCCTCGGCTCGGCGGCCATGCTCAACCCGCTCTGCCTGGCGCTCGCCCCCATCGCGGTCGTCCCGATGGTCGTCTACCCCTACGGCAAGCGGTTCACGAACTTCCCGCAGGCCATCCTGGGGCTGGCCCAGGCGATGGGGCCGATCGGCGGCTGGCTGGCGATCACCGGCGAGTGGTCCTGGGACGCGGTCGTCCTCGGTCTCGCCGTCGGCGTCTGGATCGGCGGCTTCGACCTGATCTACGCCTGCCAGGACGTCGAGGCCGACCGGGAGACCGGCGTCATGTCGGTCCCGGCCCGCTACGGTGTCCCGGCGGCCATCCGCGGCGCGCGCGTCTGCCACGCCGTGACGACCGCGCTCCTCGTCTGGTACGCGCTGGCCACCGGCGCGGGCGCGTTCTTCTGGCTGGGGCTGCTGATCGTCGCCGGCGCGTTCGTGTACGAGCACTCGATCGTCCGCCCGCACGACCTGTCCCGGCTGAACAGGGCGTTCTTCTCGACGAACGGGTTCATCGGCATCAGCCTGTTCGTCTGCGCGCTCGCCGACCTGATGGTGCGTGGGCTCACGGTGTAG
- a CDS encoding menaquinone biosynthesis decarboxylase, with protein sequence MAYDDLRSLLRALEREGDLKRVKAEVDPYLEVGEIVDRVQKSGGPALLFENVKGSRMPLAMNVFGTDRRLLKALGLKSYAEISDRIGGLLRPELPQGFVGVREAFGKLGAMTHVPPKKVKSQDAPVQEVVLHGDDVDLDALPALFTWPQDGGSFFNLGLTHTKDPESGIRNLGLYRLQRHDKRTIGMHWQIHKDSRNHYQVAARKGEKLPVAIAFGCPPAVTYASTAPLPGDIDEYLFAGFLAGKRIEMVDCKTVPLQVPAQAEVVIEGWLEPGEMLPEGPFGDHTGFYTPQEPFPALTIDCVTMRKRPLLQSIVVGRPPTEDGPLGRATERFFLPLLKIIVPDIVDYHLPEAGGFHNCAIVSIDKKYPKHAQKVMHAVWGAHMMSLTKLIVVVDADCDVHDLHEVAWRALGNTDYARDLSLVEGPVDHLDHASYQQFWGGKAGIDATRKWPEEGYTRDGGWPEMVVSDPETAARVDRRWKEYGL encoded by the coding sequence ATGGCTTACGACGATCTTCGTTCCCTGCTCAGGGCACTGGAACGCGAAGGTGACCTCAAGCGCGTCAAGGCCGAGGTCGATCCGTATCTGGAGGTCGGGGAGATCGTCGACCGGGTCCAGAAGTCCGGCGGCCCCGCGTTGCTCTTCGAGAACGTGAAGGGCTCCAGAATGCCCCTCGCGATGAACGTGTTCGGTACCGACCGGCGGCTGCTGAAGGCCCTCGGCCTGAAGTCGTACGCGGAGATCAGCGACAGGATCGGCGGCCTGCTGCGGCCGGAGCTGCCGCAGGGTTTCGTGGGCGTGCGCGAGGCGTTCGGGAAGCTCGGCGCGATGACACACGTGCCGCCGAAGAAGGTGAAGTCGCAGGACGCGCCCGTCCAGGAGGTCGTCCTGCACGGCGACGACGTCGACCTCGACGCGCTGCCCGCCCTCTTCACCTGGCCGCAGGACGGAGGCTCCTTCTTCAACCTGGGCCTCACCCACACCAAGGACCCCGAGAGCGGCATCCGCAACCTCGGCCTGTACCGCCTCCAGCGCCACGACAAGCGCACGATCGGCATGCACTGGCAGATCCACAAGGACAGCCGCAACCACTACCAGGTCGCTGCCCGCAAGGGCGAGAAGCTGCCCGTCGCCATCGCCTTCGGCTGTCCGCCCGCCGTCACCTACGCCTCCACCGCCCCGCTCCCCGGCGACATCGACGAGTACCTGTTCGCCGGGTTCCTCGCGGGCAAGCGGATCGAGATGGTCGACTGCAAGACGGTCCCGCTGCAGGTGCCCGCGCAGGCGGAGGTCGTGATCGAGGGCTGGCTGGAGCCCGGCGAGATGCTGCCGGAGGGCCCCTTCGGCGACCACACCGGCTTCTACACCCCGCAGGAGCCGTTCCCCGCCCTGACGATCGACTGCGTGACGATGCGCAAGCGGCCGCTCCTGCAGTCGATCGTGGTGGGCAGGCCGCCGACCGAGGACGGACCCCTGGGGCGGGCCACGGAGCGGTTCTTCCTGCCCCTGCTCAAGATCATCGTCCCGGACATCGTGGACTACCACCTGCCCGAGGCCGGCGGCTTCCACAACTGCGCGATCGTCTCGATCGACAAGAAGTACCCCAAGCACGCGCAGAAGGTCATGCACGCGGTCTGGGGCGCGCACATGATGTCGCTGACCAAACTGATCGTGGTCGTCGACGCCGACTGCGACGTCCACGACCTGCACGAGGTCGCCTGGCGGGCGCTCGGCAACACCGACTACGCCCGCGACCTGTCGCTCGTCGAGGGCCCGGTCGACCATCTCGACCACGCCTCCTACCAGCAGTTCTGGGGCGGCAAGGCGGGCATCGACGCGACGAGGAAATGGCCCGAGGAGGGGTACACGCGCGACGGCGGGTGGCCCGAGATGGTCGTGTCCGACCCGGAGACGGCGGCCAGGGTCGACCGCCGCTGGAAGGAGTACGGGCTGTGA
- a CDS encoding PLD nuclease N-terminal domain-containing protein: MLRYLPFLLVLALWIYAFIDCLNTPEEEVRGLPKVIWVIIILLFGEVLVGPIAWLVAGKTRHAPAGGSTPSQWHRGPRTEFVAPDDNPEFLKSLKDGNSKDADDKDEKLLKDWEADLRRREDELKRRESGEEPKEG, encoded by the coding sequence ATGCTCAGGTATCTGCCGTTCCTGCTGGTCCTGGCACTGTGGATCTACGCCTTCATCGACTGCCTGAACACCCCCGAGGAGGAGGTGCGCGGGCTGCCGAAGGTGATCTGGGTGATCATCATCCTGCTCTTCGGCGAGGTGCTCGTGGGCCCGATCGCCTGGCTGGTGGCCGGGAAGACGCGGCACGCGCCGGCGGGCGGCTCCACACCGTCGCAGTGGCACCGCGGCCCCCGCACGGAGTTCGTCGCGCCGGACGACAACCCCGAGTTCCTCAAGTCCCTGAAGGACGGGAACAGCAAGGACGCGGACGACAAGGACGAGAAGCTCCTCAAGGACTGGGAGGCCGACCTGCGCCGCCGCGAGGACGAACTGAAGCGCCGCGAGTCGGGCGAGGAGCCCAAGGAAGGCTGA
- a CDS encoding DUF397 domain-containing protein, whose product MKSSYSGANGGDCIEVSPDFLAAVPVRDSKNPDGPVIVLARSAWAAFVESASDIDFRSS is encoded by the coding sequence ATCAAGAGCAGCTACAGCGGAGCAAACGGCGGCGACTGCATCGAAGTCAGCCCCGATTTCCTCGCCGCCGTCCCCGTCCGTGACAGCAAGAACCCCGACGGCCCGGTGATCGTCCTCGCGCGGAGCGCCTGGGCCGCGTTCGTCGAGTCCGCGTCTGATATCGACTTCCGAAGCTCTTGA
- a CDS encoding helix-turn-helix transcriptional regulator → MTTNAALFGELLRHFREGALLTQDGLAKAIPCDRSLVARVEAGTRVPQEPFAKTCDEVLGTGGALARLWGRVDWYPQVEHPDWFERRARMDAEAVSLRAYQTHVMPGLLQTPVYAEALFARRLPQADDVEDRVRARLSRQQRFYEEGGPYYFAVLDETCLRHVVGGREVMREQCAHLLRVGALSNIRIQVVPLGRPEIDRPDTSLSLIRLPDGHEWVYSESLDRGHFSDDPAAFLAHSHTYDVLRADALSASESAALISDVMEGYEHHEPARTERGHLDQEQLQRSKRRRLHRSQPRFPRRRPRP, encoded by the coding sequence GTGACCACCAACGCCGCCCTGTTCGGCGAGCTGCTGCGCCACTTCCGCGAGGGGGCGCTGCTGACGCAGGACGGACTGGCCAAGGCGATCCCCTGCGACCGGTCCCTGGTGGCCCGGGTGGAGGCGGGAACGCGGGTTCCCCAGGAGCCGTTCGCGAAGACCTGCGACGAAGTCCTCGGCACCGGCGGGGCGCTGGCCCGGCTGTGGGGCCGCGTCGACTGGTATCCACAGGTGGAGCATCCGGACTGGTTCGAGCGCAGGGCGAGGATGGACGCCGAGGCAGTCTCCCTGCGGGCGTATCAGACGCACGTCATGCCCGGCCTGCTGCAAACCCCTGTCTACGCGGAGGCCTTGTTCGCACGCCGTCTTCCGCAAGCCGACGACGTGGAGGACCGTGTCAGGGCCCGGCTCAGCCGCCAGCAGCGCTTCTACGAAGAGGGCGGACCGTACTACTTCGCGGTGCTGGACGAGACCTGCCTGCGCCATGTCGTGGGAGGGCGTGAGGTCATGCGGGAGCAGTGCGCGCATCTGCTGAGAGTGGGAGCGCTCTCCAACATCCGTATCCAGGTGGTCCCGTTGGGTCGCCCTGAAATCGACCGGCCCGACACCTCGCTGTCGTTGATCAGGCTTCCCGACGGACACGAGTGGGTCTACTCCGAGTCCCTGGATCGAGGTCACTTCAGCGACGATCCGGCAGCCTTCCTGGCTCACAGCCATACCTATGATGTGCTCAGGGCCGACGCACTGTCAGCCTCCGAGTCCGCCGCTCTGATCAGCGACGTGATGGAAGGGTACGAGCATCATGAGCCAGCCCGAACCGAGCGCGGTCACCTGGATCAAGAGCAGCTACAGCGGAGCAAACGGCGGCGACTGCATCGAAGTCAGCCCCGATTTCCTCGCCGCCGTCCCCGTCCGTGA